One Malania oleifera isolate guangnan ecotype guangnan chromosome 10, ASM2987363v1, whole genome shotgun sequence genomic region harbors:
- the LOC131165297 gene encoding small polypeptide DEVIL 11-like, which yields MASGSGAVTAPRLCVEEKSYWKVSSRKEGGSRSGRSSISPLIRNSAKSSSQRQRRCSFTRKCARLVKEQRARFYIMRRCVTMLLCWHDYPDS from the coding sequence ATGGCTTCCGGCAGTGGTGCTGTGACTGCGCCGCGGTTGTGTGTGGAGGAGAAGAGCTACTGGAAGGTGTCGTCGAGGAAGGAAGGGGGATCGAGGAGTGGGCGGTCTTCGATTTCTCCTCTGATCAGGAATAGTGCGAAATCGTCGTCGCAGAGGCAGAGGAGGTGTTCGTTCACCAGGAAATGCGCGAGGTTGGTGAAGGAACAGAGGGCAAGGTTCTACATCATGAGGCGCTGCGTCACCATGCTCCTCTGCTGGCACGACTACCCCGATTCCTGA